The following coding sequences lie in one Metallumcola ferriviriculae genomic window:
- a CDS encoding uracil-DNA glycosylase, with protein sequence MQILENDWHFLLEEEFERDYYLKLRKFLINEYRTKTVYPDMYDIFNALHFSEFKDVKVVILGQDPYHGPSQAHGLSFSVKPEVSAPPSLMNIYKELHSDLGCYIPNNGYLKKWADQGVMLLNTVLTVRAGQANSHKNKGWENFTDKIIHLLNDREEPTVFILWGKNAQSKLGIIRNSRHYIIKSVHPSPLSAHRGFFGSKPFSKANKFLNTIGKEPIDWQIENI encoded by the coding sequence ATGCAAATATTAGAAAATGATTGGCATTTTTTATTGGAAGAGGAGTTTGAAAGAGATTACTACTTAAAACTTAGAAAGTTTCTGATAAATGAATACAGAACAAAAACTGTATATCCAGATATGTATGATATATTCAACGCTTTACACTTTTCAGAGTTTAAGGATGTAAAAGTAGTTATATTAGGTCAGGACCCGTATCATGGTCCCAGTCAGGCCCATGGTTTGAGCTTTTCTGTAAAACCAGAGGTGTCAGCGCCCCCTTCTCTTATGAATATCTACAAAGAACTGCATAGTGATTTGGGCTGTTATATCCCTAATAACGGTTACTTAAAGAAATGGGCTGACCAAGGGGTTATGCTTCTTAATACTGTATTAACAGTTAGAGCAGGACAAGCAAATTCTCACAAAAATAAAGGCTGGGAAAATTTCACTGATAAGATAATTCATTTATTAAATGACCGGGAAGAACCTACCGTTTTCATATTATGGGGAAAGAATGCTCAATCTAAATTAGGTATAATAAGAAACTCCAGACATTATATAATAAAATCCGTTCATCCAAGTCCACTATCTGCACACCGAGGTTTCTTTGGAAGCAAGCCTTTTTCTAAGGCTAATAAATTTCTTAATACAATAGGCAAGGAACCTATTGACTGGCAAATTGAAAATATATAA
- a CDS encoding NADH-quinone oxidoreductase subunit K, which translates to MNVLFSLIVISAFLMVAGKRIDYAIWLMSLQGFLLALIGTVLGLQAGNGYLYASAFLLLIVKGILVPAALFYIVRKIQIRREIDLVFSPNVLFLLAAGLVLLSYWVVSPQILPSGLAAKSGLPVALSLLLIGLLIMITRKVALSQLIGLLIMENGLSMAAMAVSHGMPLMVELGIFFDLLVAVLIMGLFLFRIDKTFGSINTDKLKSLKG; encoded by the coding sequence ATGAATGTCCTATTTTCGCTAATTGTAATTAGCGCTTTTTTGATGGTGGCAGGTAAGCGCATCGATTACGCCATCTGGCTGATGTCACTCCAAGGGTTTTTATTGGCACTAATCGGCACTGTTTTAGGTTTACAAGCAGGAAATGGCTATTTATATGCTAGCGCTTTTTTGTTGTTGATTGTGAAAGGAATATTAGTTCCCGCGGCCTTGTTTTACATTGTGAGAAAGATCCAGATTCGCAGGGAGATAGACTTGGTTTTTAGCCCCAATGTTCTATTTTTACTAGCGGCTGGATTGGTATTATTGTCATACTGGGTAGTATCGCCGCAAATTTTGCCCAGCGGTCTAGCAGCCAAGAGCGGGTTGCCGGTGGCCCTATCATTGTTGTTAATCGGCCTTTTAATTATGATTACCCGGAAAGTGGCTCTCAGTCAGTTAATAGGACTACTGATTATGGAAAACGGTTTATCGATGGCGGCAATGGCTGTCAGTCATGGGATGCCATTGATGGTGGAATTGGGAATATTTTTTGATTTGCTTGTTGCGGTTTTAATTATGGGGCTATTTCTTTTTCGTATCGATAAGACATTTGGCAGCATTAATACTGATAAATTGAAAAGCTTGAAGGGATGA
- a CDS encoding hydrogenase 4 subunit F has protein sequence MVILTLFAPLVTAISGYLIGKPALRNWVTGIGALTTFVSSLILTWQVLTGEALTAMDSWLYIDAFSAYLLVIIGLIGLIATLYSIDYMQHEVEIGMIGVSQLATYYLLFNIFIFTMVLTVMANNLGLLWIAIEATTLASAMLVGFYKQKGSLEAAWKYIILCTVGIAFALLGVILTYYAASQIESESVRSLQWTFLMANKQQLDPQVLKLAFVFILIGFGTKAGLAPLHHWLPDAHSQAPSPVSAVLSGVLLNCALYGVIRYHLLLSQIVGSQFSGNLLLIFGLISMAIAVPFISLQHDLKRLLAYSSVEHMGIIAAGIGLGGKLALYGASLHFLNHAVAKSLLFFSAGSVTQHYGTRQMARIRGAITALPFSGVLLLLGSLAITGVPPFSIFVSEFSIITGGFAQGKYLASGLFLLFIALVFAGFMYHILQMVLGLKPDRVKVRRESWLTVTAMGIPIVLIVVLGLYIPSLLDNMLSEVLVILGGGR, from the coding sequence ATGGTCATTTTAACATTATTTGCTCCTTTGGTTACGGCCATCAGCGGTTATTTGATAGGTAAGCCGGCATTGCGGAATTGGGTTACCGGCATAGGGGCATTGACCACTTTCGTCTCCAGCTTAATATTGACTTGGCAAGTACTAACTGGGGAAGCGTTAACGGCAATGGACAGTTGGCTATATATTGATGCCTTTAGTGCATATTTGTTGGTTATTATTGGTTTAATTGGGCTAATAGCCACCCTTTACTCAATCGACTATATGCAACATGAGGTTGAAATAGGGATGATTGGAGTATCCCAATTAGCTACCTATTACTTATTGTTCAACATTTTCATCTTTACAATGGTTCTGACTGTGATGGCTAATAACCTGGGACTGTTATGGATAGCTATCGAGGCTACTACGTTAGCCTCAGCAATGCTAGTAGGTTTTTACAAGCAGAAAGGTTCTTTGGAGGCAGCCTGGAAATATATTATTCTATGTACGGTCGGAATTGCTTTTGCACTATTGGGAGTTATCTTAACTTACTATGCCGCAAGTCAAATTGAGAGTGAAAGTGTACGCAGTTTACAATGGACTTTTTTAATGGCCAACAAGCAACAGTTAGATCCCCAGGTACTCAAACTGGCTTTTGTCTTTATTCTAATTGGATTTGGCACAAAGGCCGGACTAGCACCTTTACACCATTGGCTGCCGGATGCCCATAGTCAGGCCCCTTCTCCTGTCAGTGCGGTCTTGTCGGGAGTCCTTTTAAACTGTGCACTCTATGGTGTAATTAGGTATCACCTACTATTATCCCAAATAGTAGGCAGTCAATTTTCGGGGAATTTACTGCTGATTTTTGGTCTTATCTCGATGGCCATTGCGGTACCTTTTATTTCACTCCAACATGATCTCAAAAGGTTATTAGCTTATTCTAGCGTTGAACATATGGGTATCATTGCGGCTGGGATTGGTTTGGGTGGAAAATTGGCCTTGTACGGGGCTAGTTTGCACTTCTTAAACCATGCCGTAGCTAAATCCCTGTTATTTTTTTCGGCAGGCTCAGTCACTCAACATTATGGTACGCGGCAAATGGCTCGTATCAGAGGAGCCATAACAGCTTTGCCTTTTTCAGGGGTGTTGCTGTTGCTTGGAAGTTTAGCAATTACCGGGGTTCCTCCATTCAGTATTTTTGTCAGTGAGTTTAGTATTATTACTGGTGGTTTTGCTCAAGGCAAATATCTTGCCAGTGGTTTATTTTTGCTTTTTATAGCTTTGGTGTTCGCCGGTTTTATGTATCACATTTTGCAAATGGTCTTGGGTTTAAAACCTGATAGAGTAAAGGTGAGGCGAGAAAGTTGGTTGACTGTGACGGCTATGGGAATTCCTATAGTATTAATCGTGGTATTGGGGTTATATATTCCGTCCTTGCTTGACAATATGTTGAGTGAAGTTCTGGTAATATTAGGGGGAGGCAGATAA
- a CDS encoding NADH-quinone oxidoreductase subunit C, with product MAAKNPAVIGLLLQEFRQKTKFVGVKAGNEYYLEVAKEALPEVSSYLIKHLRASLATMIGNDERGINGSFRLYYYFAVNFEEIFIVMTIAINPTEPAFPSITPSVPAAHWYEREVQDMFGLKPVGHPDPRSLVLHHDWSQGTHPLRKDFDSDSLEKMPSPDYHFGEIKGSGPFYLPVGPIHAGIIEPGHFRFSVAGETVLNLEARLFYTHRGVEKLAEGSTLAGVLALAERTCGACAFSHSVSFCHAIERIGNVQIPDRALSIRAILLEMERLYNHIGDVGNICAGVGLALGTSHGNRIKEAILQLNQGLTGSRFLRGINTIGGLKKDIADQQLASLDTQLKQLTEDFIDLAEVLLDHDSLIQRLRGTGRLSLVAVQDLGVVGPAARASGCTKDWRKDFPYGIYGQLDFEVAREEAGDVLARFKVRINEAVTSFKIISQLICQIPTGPVVHPVGELLPYQAALGWSESARGSNLHWVMIGPNNTVYRYRIRSASYCNWPAVPLAVQGNLVPDFPLINKSFELCYACTDR from the coding sequence ATGGCAGCAAAGAACCCGGCTGTTATTGGGTTGTTATTACAAGAATTTAGACAGAAGACTAAATTTGTGGGAGTTAAAGCTGGTAATGAATATTATTTAGAGGTGGCGAAAGAGGCTCTGCCGGAAGTGAGCAGCTATTTGATTAAGCACTTGCGAGCTTCTTTGGCTACTATGATTGGCAATGATGAACGTGGTATTAATGGCAGTTTTCGTTTGTACTATTACTTTGCTGTTAACTTTGAAGAAATCTTTATTGTTATGACTATTGCCATAAACCCTACTGAACCGGCTTTTCCTTCTATCACGCCATCAGTACCTGCTGCCCACTGGTATGAGCGGGAAGTGCAGGATATGTTTGGATTAAAACCTGTTGGCCATCCCGACCCAAGGAGCTTGGTTCTTCATCATGATTGGTCACAAGGAACCCATCCCCTCCGCAAGGATTTTGATTCAGATTCCTTAGAAAAGATGCCGTCTCCTGATTACCATTTTGGTGAAATAAAGGGAAGTGGACCTTTCTATCTACCGGTTGGGCCGATTCATGCCGGTATAATTGAGCCAGGGCATTTTAGGTTCAGCGTGGCCGGGGAAACTGTTCTCAATTTGGAAGCCAGGTTATTTTATACTCACCGGGGAGTAGAAAAGCTAGCAGAAGGCAGTACTTTAGCCGGTGTCTTAGCTTTGGCAGAGCGAACTTGCGGTGCATGCGCTTTTTCCCATAGTGTTTCTTTTTGTCACGCTATTGAACGCATAGGGAATGTCCAAATACCCGATAGAGCATTATCTATCAGGGCAATATTATTAGAAATGGAACGATTATACAATCACATTGGCGATGTGGGTAATATTTGCGCTGGAGTAGGACTAGCGTTAGGAACCAGTCATGGTAACCGCATCAAGGAGGCGATTTTGCAGTTAAACCAGGGGTTGACCGGCAGCCGGTTCTTAAGAGGAATTAATACTATTGGTGGTTTGAAGAAGGACATTGCTGATCAGCAGCTTGCTTCTTTAGATACTCAATTGAAGCAATTAACAGAAGATTTTATTGACTTGGCTGAGGTTTTACTAGATCACGACTCTTTGATCCAGCGGTTGAGGGGTACCGGGAGGCTATCTTTGGTAGCTGTGCAGGATCTGGGGGTAGTTGGACCTGCGGCTAGAGCCTCTGGCTGTACCAAGGATTGGAGAAAAGATTTCCCTTATGGCATTTATGGGCAGCTGGACTTTGAGGTGGCTAGAGAAGAAGCGGGAGATGTATTGGCTCGATTTAAAGTACGTATCAATGAGGCGGTAACTTCTTTTAAAATAATATCCCAGTTGATTTGTCAGATACCTACCGGCCCGGTAGTACATCCTGTGGGAGAGTTACTTCCTTACCAAGCGGCTCTGGGTTGGAGCGAATCAGCTCGTGGCAGCAACCTGCATTGGGTAATGATTGGCCCAAATAATACCGTTTATCGCTATCGCATTCGTTCCGCTTCTTACTGTAATTGGCCGGCAGTACCTTTAGCTGTCCAAGGAAATCTTGTGCCAGATTTTCCTCTAATTAATAAAAGCTTTGAGTTGTGCTATGCTTGTACAGATCGGTAG
- a CDS encoding YckD family protein: protein MQKFWITLAVSMFMFVAVLGAFPALAADVTADPGKVTVQLTETQKKELATLHREILDKKKQVISKYVEYGVIPQEKADKIMSRLEKRYERLEQNGFIPQRGKCKRKHFQ from the coding sequence ATGCAAAAATTTTGGATAACTTTGGCGGTTTCTATGTTTATGTTTGTAGCAGTATTGGGAGCATTCCCGGCGCTAGCAGCAGATGTAACAGCGGATCCAGGAAAGGTGACTGTACAGTTAACTGAAACCCAAAAGAAAGAGTTAGCGACTCTTCACAGAGAGATTCTTGATAAGAAGAAACAAGTGATATCCAAATATGTTGAGTATGGAGTCATTCCCCAAGAAAAAGCAGATAAGATTATGTCTCGGTTGGAAAAACGCTATGAGAGGCTTGAACAAAACGGTTTTATCCCACAACGGGGTAAATGTAAAAGAAAGCATTTCCAGTAG
- a CDS encoding NADH-quinone oxidoreductase subunit B family protein, protein MFGIFMKSWRVGIVTRPKQKKNKNFGRSWHIRHVDCGSCNGCDWEMNALLNPVYDLQRYGLDFVASPRHADILMVTGSMTKHLQVALVKTFEATPAPKQVVAVGDCACNGGIFKNSYATLGGVEQVVPVNIKIAGCPPSPQEILDVLTRNLRKSVV, encoded by the coding sequence ATGTTTGGGATTTTTATGAAGTCATGGCGGGTTGGAATAGTTACTAGACCTAAACAGAAGAAAAATAAAAACTTTGGTCGTTCTTGGCATATTCGTCATGTCGATTGCGGATCTTGTAATGGTTGTGATTGGGAGATGAATGCCCTATTAAATCCCGTTTATGACCTGCAACGTTATGGTTTGGATTTTGTAGCATCACCCCGGCATGCCGATATTCTGATGGTAACAGGATCTATGACCAAACATTTACAAGTTGCCCTGGTAAAGACGTTTGAGGCTACCCCTGCCCCTAAACAAGTCGTTGCTGTGGGAGACTGTGCGTGTAATGGAGGCATTTTTAAAAATAGCTATGCTACTTTGGGTGGAGTAGAACAGGTTGTTCCGGTTAATATAAAAATTGCCGGTTGTCCACCATCCCCACAGGAAATATTGGATGTTTTAACGCGCAACCTAAGAAAATCAGTAGTTTGA
- a CDS encoding ArsR/SmtB family transcription factor translates to MQKELFQFEADFFKALSHPARIGILENLRSADKNVNELSQILNLEGSAVSQQLAQLRAKNIVVGIKEGTKVTYSVKDPLIFQLLDDARRIFDNHLAETLSQWKEIKQEINKTRG, encoded by the coding sequence TTGCAAAAAGAACTATTTCAATTTGAAGCGGATTTCTTTAAAGCATTATCTCATCCTGCTCGCATTGGTATTTTAGAAAACCTACGTTCAGCGGATAAGAATGTCAATGAGCTAAGCCAGATATTAAATTTAGAAGGCTCAGCAGTCAGTCAGCAATTAGCCCAGTTACGGGCGAAAAATATAGTAGTCGGTATTAAGGAAGGGACTAAGGTTACCTATTCTGTAAAAGATCCGCTTATTTTTCAGCTATTAGACGATGCTCGACGAATTTTTGACAATCATTTAGCTGAAACCCTTTCGCAGTGGAAAGAAATTAAACAGGAAATTAATAAAACCAGAGGCTAA